A genomic stretch from Lathyrus oleraceus cultivar Zhongwan6 chromosome 2, CAAS_Psat_ZW6_1.0, whole genome shotgun sequence includes:
- the LOC127118212 gene encoding probable sugar phosphate/phosphate translocator At3g11320: MKVSNRMFTIGLISSWYTSNIGVLLLNKYLLSNYGFKYPIFLTMCHMTACSLFSYVAIAWLKMVPMQTIRSRLQFFKIATLSLVFCVSVVFGNVSLRYLPVSFTQAVGATTPFFTAVFAYFMTFKREAWLTYLALLPVVTGVIFASGGEPSFHLFGFIICVAATAARALKSVLQGILLSSEGEKLNSMNLLLYMAPMAVVFLLPATLYMEENVVGITLALARDDVKIIWYLLFNSSLAYCVNLTNFLVTKHTSALTLQVLGNAKGAVAVVVSILIFRNPVSVTGMMGYSLTVLGVVLYSEAKKRSK, translated from the exons ATGAAGGTTTCAAATCGAATGTTCACAATCGGGTTAATCTCGTCATGGTACACATCAAACATTGGTGTACTATTACTCAACAAGTATCTCCTAAGCAACTACGGATTCAAGTACCCAATCTTCTTAACCATGTGTCACATGACAGCTTGTTCGCTGTTCAGCTACGTTGCTATTGCGTGGCTCAAAATGGTTCCAATGCAAACGATTCGTTCGCGGCTTCAGTTTTTCAAGATCGCTACACTGAGTTTGGTTTTCTGTGTTTCTGTTGTTTTTGGGAATGTGTCGTTGAGGTATCTTCCTGTGTCGTTTACTCAAGCTGTCGGTGCTACTACGCCTTTTTTTACTGCCGTTTTTGCTTACTTTATGACGTTTAAAAGAGAGGCGTGGCTTACTTATCTCGCTCTTCTTCCTGTTGTTACCGGTGTCATCTTTGCTAGTGGG GGTGAACCAAGCTTTCATTTGTTTGGGTTCATAATATGTGTTGCAGCTACAGCGGCACGAGCCCTAAAATCAGTGTTACAAGGAATTTTACTTTCGTCTGAAGG GGAGAAGCTAAACTCTATGAACCTTCTCCTTTACATGGCTCCAATGGCTGTTGTTTTCCTTCTTCCCGCTACACTTTATATGGAAGAAAATGTGGTTGGCATCACATTGGCTCTTGCCCGAGATGATGTGAAGATCATTTGGTATCTTCTGTTTAATTCCTCACTCGCATATTGTGTCAACCTGACCAATTTCTTGGTCACAAAGCACACCAGTGCTCTCACCCTTCAG GTACTTGGGAATGCTAAAGGTGCTGTAGCAGTTGTAGTTTCAATTCTGATATTTAGAAATCCAGTTTCAGTCACTGGAATGATGGGTTATTCACTTACAGTCCTCGGAGTTGTTCTTTACAGCGAAGCCAAAAAGCGAAGCAAGTGA
- the LOC127121995 gene encoding secreted RxLR effector protein 161-like, with protein sequence MKEEFELLKRFKLLNCKVVVTPADINQKLDFDFDGDDVDATTFKQFMSKPKWSHYQVVVRIMRYIKETLKYEVLFPSGVETESELLSYSYSDWYGDRVDRISTPGYLFKFMGSSISWCSKKKPIVALSTCEAEYIARVVTAYQVVWLLNLLQDLKIKVSKPLKLMVDNKSAINLAKNPVLHGRSKHIETKYHILRNHV encoded by the exons atgaaagaagaatTTGAGCTTTTGAAGAGATTTAAGCTGCTTAATTGTAAAGTTGTTGTCACACCTGCTGATATAAATCAAAAATTGGATTTTGATTTTGATGGTGACGATGTAGATGCGACAACGTTCAAGCA gtttatgagtaaaccgaagtggtctcattaccaagtTGTTGTTAGAATTATGAGGTATATAAAGGAAACTCTAAAGTATGAAGTTTTGTTCCCTTCTGGTGTTGAAACTGAATCAGAACTTCTGAGTTACTCATATTCTGATTGGTATGGAGATAGAGTTGACAGAATAAGTACTCCTGGGTACTTATTTAAGTTTATGGGAAGTtctatttcttggtgttccaagaagaAACCAATTGTTGCTCTGTCAACTTGTGAAGCAGAATATATTGCACGTGTTGTAACTGCATATCAAGTTGTGTGGCTTCTGAATttattgcaggatctgaagatcaaagTAAGCAAGCCTCTGAAGCTGATGGTTgataacaagtctgcaatcaatcttgccaagaaCCCGGTGCTACATGGtagaagcaagcatattgagactaagtaCCACATTTTGAGAAATCATGTTTAG